A window of Pyrobaculum aerophilum str. IM2 contains these coding sequences:
- a CDS encoding MoaD family protein, with translation MKIHIKYFSALRDITGKTSETIEIPNGYTLGDVINWFFKNYPKAEVFKEELLVLVNGRSLDWSYELKEGDEVALMPPVSGGGGVIDHAVDLNKEVEDIIKNTAHLGGGGVVIFVGYVKGKVDKAAVNVLEYEAYEPYASSKIKEIEAWARDQAGVLDARIYHVVGALKPGDHTLYVFVSAINRDIAFSVAREALERVKHEVPIFKLERRSDGEFWVVGDGKRIPRNPQP, from the coding sequence GTGAAAATCCACATCAAGTATTTCTCCGCGCTGAGAGACATTACAGGCAAGACCTCAGAGACCATTGAAATTCCCAACGGCTATACACTGGGCGATGTTATCAACTGGTTTTTCAAAAACTATCCCAAAGCCGAAGTTTTTAAAGAAGAGCTCTTGGTATTAGTAAATGGACGCTCCCTAGACTGGTCATATGAATTAAAAGAGGGCGACGAAGTTGCGTTAATGCCTCCGGTTAGTGGAGGCGGCGGCGTAATTGATCACGCCGTAGATCTCAATAAAGAGGTGGAGGACATTATTAAAAACACCGCGCATCTGGGAGGCGGTGGCGTCGTGATTTTCGTGGGATACGTAAAGGGAAAAGTGGACAAAGCGGCGGTTAATGTTTTAGAATACGAAGCATACGAGCCATACGCAAGCTCTAAAATAAAAGAAATCGAGGCTTGGGCCAGGGATCAAGCCGGAGTATTAGACGCGAGGATATACCACGTCGTGGGCGCATTAAAGCCGGGCGACCACACACTTTACGTATTTGTATCCGCAATTAATAGAGACATAGCGTTTAGTGTGGCAAGAGAGGCTCTTGAAAGGGTGAAACATGAAGTGCCGATCTTCAAGCTCGAGAGACGTAGCGATGGGGAGTTTTGGGTCGTTGGCGACGGTAAGAGGATCCCTAGAAATCCTCAACCCTAA
- a CDS encoding S-methyl-5-thioribose-1-phosphate isomerase, whose product MDSLVEEIKQKFKPKIRPIEWSGDKLVLLDQRLLPFETKYVEARTVVEVANAIRDMVVRGAPAIGITAAFGMVLALVENRPASVEEALKTLAKAREVLSKTRPTAVNLFWALDRMYNKALELASMTSSVREVKEGLEAEAKRIFEEELEAEIRMGLYGAEILEDGSTVLTICNAGGLATGTGLGTATAPIYIASMLGKRVSVIAPETRPWQQGARLTVYELVENGIPTTLIADTAVGLVMYKRMVNIVMVGADRILLDGHVFNKIGTLNEAVLAHEFGIPFYVLAPTSTIDTRSKVEDVKIEERDPDEVRTVRTSQGKVYVTLREVAVYNPVFDVTPPKYITGIITERGIATQPLGINLRKLLKRL is encoded by the coding sequence ATGGATTCCCTAGTAGAGGAAATTAAACAGAAATTCAAGCCTAAGATAAGGCCAATAGAGTGGAGTGGCGACAAGTTGGTGCTCCTTGACCAGAGGTTACTGCCCTTTGAGACAAAATATGTTGAGGCAAGAACAGTTGTAGAAGTGGCTAACGCCATACGCGATATGGTGGTCAGAGGCGCGCCTGCTATTGGTATAACAGCGGCATTTGGCATGGTCTTGGCATTAGTGGAGAATAGGCCAGCGTCTGTAGAGGAGGCCTTGAAAACGTTAGCAAAGGCTAGGGAAGTCCTCTCTAAAACTAGGCCGACCGCAGTGAATCTCTTCTGGGCGCTTGACAGAATGTATAACAAAGCCTTAGAATTAGCTTCAATGACCTCTTCGGTCAGAGAGGTGAAAGAAGGCTTAGAGGCGGAGGCTAAGAGGATATTTGAAGAGGAGTTAGAGGCCGAGATCAGAATGGGCCTTTACGGCGCTGAGATATTAGAGGATGGTAGTACTGTGTTGACTATTTGTAACGCCGGCGGTCTAGCGACGGGGACGGGGTTGGGCACCGCGACTGCTCCAATATACATAGCGTCAATGCTTGGGAAACGCGTCTCGGTAATCGCGCCGGAGACCAGGCCTTGGCAACAAGGCGCGAGGCTCACTGTGTACGAACTAGTAGAGAATGGAATACCTACTACGTTAATAGCCGACACTGCAGTAGGCCTAGTGATGTATAAGCGTATGGTAAATATAGTAATGGTAGGGGCTGATCGTATTCTACTCGATGGTCACGTTTTTAACAAGATAGGGACGTTAAACGAGGCCGTATTGGCACACGAATTCGGCATTCCATTTTACGTGTTGGCGCCCACCAGCACTATAGACACAAGGAGTAAAGTCGAGGATGTAAAAATTGAAGAGAGGGATCCAGACGAGGTGCGCACAGTGAGGACTAGCCAAGGTAAAGTGTATGTCACATTAAGAGAGGTGGCCGTTTACAACCCGGTTTTCGACGTCACGCCGCCTAAATATATCACTGGGATTATAACAGAGAGGGGCATTGCGACACAACCGCTGGGCATAAACCTACGGAAATTGCTGAAAAGATTGTAG
- a CDS encoding 30S ribosomal protein S7 translates to MSAIFGEQLPKSSRVEYIGDVPIIEECPRDVKTLDGEPILLFGKWSYEDVVVRDPGLRRYICLKPVILPHTEGRYQNTRFGKARIPIVERLINLMMRPGRNTGKKHKAYNIVKRAFDLIYYKTGKNPLQVFIDAIINTAPREEITRIIMGGIAYSVSVDVSPQRRLDLALRWITEGARACSFNNPKPIEECLADEIIAAAANDPKSYAVRKREELERIAAASR, encoded by the coding sequence ATGTCGGCTATCTTCGGCGAGCAACTTCCAAAAAGTAGCCGTGTAGAATACATAGGCGATGTTCCTATTATTGAGGAGTGTCCCCGCGACGTAAAGACCCTAGACGGAGAGCCTATATTATTGTTTGGGAAGTGGAGCTATGAAGACGTAGTAGTTAGAGATCCCGGTTTGAGGAGATATATCTGCTTAAAACCAGTTATACTGCCGCACACAGAGGGCAGATATCAAAATACGAGATTTGGGAAGGCGAGAATTCCCATAGTGGAGAGGCTTATTAACCTTATGATGAGGCCTGGGAGAAACACGGGGAAGAAGCACAAGGCGTATAATATAGTTAAGAGGGCTTTCGATTTAATATATTACAAGACGGGAAAGAACCCGCTTCAAGTCTTTATTGACGCAATTATAAACACGGCGCCTAGGGAAGAAATTACGCGGATAATTATGGGCGGCATAGCCTACTCGGTATCTGTCGACGTGTCTCCACAGAGGCGGCTTGACCTCGCCTTGCGTTGGATTACAGAGGGGGCCAGGGCGTGTTCCTTTAATAACCCCAAGCCTATAGAGGAGTGTCTCGCTGACGAAATCATAGCAGCTGCGGCAAACGACCCGAAGAGCTACGCCGTTAGAAAACGCGAAGAGCTCGAGCGTATTGCTGCGGCCTCACGTTAA
- a CDS encoding replication factor C large subunit, whose product MALPWIEKYRPKSFAEIVNQEEAKYTLASWICLKFRAPKEFCTRWAKKRDKEVAEAKAILLAGPPGVGKTTLVHALAREIRYELIELNASDVRTADRLRQVIGRGLRESSLFGFEGKMVLFDEVDGLHVKEDKGGLEEIIEIIETAKIPIIMTANNPYDPKFRPLRDISLVVNLKRLSEEEVVEVLRRICTSEGAKCEEEALRSIAKSSMGDLRAAINDLQMYLSGGRRILTLDDIKRVGERNPQLSMFEILDRVYKARWFDEARAVSFNPSFDWEQYFIWALESIPVVYKDLEIASTAYDRLSKADVFMGRIKRTQEWELLPYALELALGGVSQIKGKPRLPPFIKYGFPQRLLLLAKSKEARRRRDALVEYLAQNLHASKSVIKSEIIYVLSALSKNNQSIIEKLSKALGINAIDIKSVL is encoded by the coding sequence ATGGCGCTACCTTGGATTGAGAAATACAGGCCTAAATCCTTCGCCGAGATTGTGAATCAAGAAGAGGCGAAGTATACGCTGGCGTCTTGGATTTGTCTGAAGTTCAGGGCGCCTAAGGAATTCTGCACGCGTTGGGCTAAGAAAAGAGATAAGGAGGTGGCTGAGGCTAAGGCAATTCTCCTGGCGGGACCCCCTGGTGTGGGGAAGACTACGCTTGTACATGCGTTAGCTAGAGAAATTAGATACGAGCTTATTGAACTCAACGCAAGTGATGTCAGAACTGCAGATAGACTTAGGCAAGTAATAGGGAGGGGGCTGAGGGAGTCGTCGCTTTTCGGCTTTGAGGGCAAAATGGTATTGTTTGACGAAGTAGACGGCCTCCATGTAAAAGAAGACAAGGGAGGTTTAGAGGAGATTATTGAGATAATTGAAACTGCGAAGATCCCAATCATTATGACGGCAAATAACCCCTACGACCCAAAATTCCGACCTCTGAGAGACATATCATTAGTGGTGAACCTAAAGAGGCTTTCGGAAGAGGAGGTAGTGGAGGTGCTGAGGAGGATTTGTACGAGCGAAGGGGCTAAGTGCGAGGAAGAGGCGTTGAGGAGTATTGCAAAGTCGTCTATGGGAGATCTGCGCGCCGCGATTAACGATTTACAAATGTACCTATCGGGGGGGAGGAGGATTTTAACGCTAGATGATATAAAAAGAGTCGGGGAGAGGAACCCTCAGCTCTCTATGTTTGAGATTTTAGACAGAGTATATAAAGCCCGGTGGTTCGACGAGGCTCGCGCAGTTTCTTTCAACCCCTCTTTTGACTGGGAGCAGTATTTTATATGGGCGCTTGAGAGCATCCCCGTTGTGTATAAAGACCTTGAAATAGCGTCTACTGCCTATGACAGGCTTAGCAAAGCCGATGTATTCATGGGGAGGATAAAACGGACACAGGAGTGGGAGCTTCTGCCATACGCCTTGGAGTTAGCCCTAGGGGGAGTGTCGCAAATAAAAGGGAAGCCGAGGCTTCCTCCCTTTATTAAATACGGCTTCCCGCAACGCCTCCTCCTACTTGCAAAATCTAAAGAGGCGAGGAGGAGGCGCGACGCATTAGTGGAGTATCTAGCTCAAAATCTACACGCCTCTAAGTCTGTAATAAAATCTGAAATTATTTACGTCCTTTCTGCGCTATCTAAAAATAACCAGAGTATTATAGAAAAATTAAGTAAAGCTCTTGGAATTAATGCTATTGATATTAAATCAGTTCTTTAA
- a CDS encoding FAD-dependent oxidoreductase, whose protein sequence is MKFDVAIVGAGPAGLAAAYKLASAGFKVVVLERGREPGSKELYGGRIYAYWLDRYLPEFRKDAPVDRWVRRERVTFLTEDKALTLESAVVQKEKTSFIVPLVSFVSWLAKLAQGAGAKIVTEVTVDALVKDEKGRVVGVQSGPDVLQADYVIDAEGVNRLLLERAGIVKKLEPELVAVGVKEVLKFENKKTLEERLGLEEDEGLAWAIAGYPTEYLPGGGFIYTYKDSLALGVVVYLKNWERLKTPVYELVEKLRLHPYIAPLVKGAALQEYGGHMTPVAGINMSPPRFYYDGLLIVGDAAGFLLHTGVLIRGVDFAIASGVLAAEAVKEARSPSAEDLSVYEKKLRSSFILPQLEKFRKADKLLGDESLFRDLTLFSTEASYRYFNIDENHRTLLEALREASKKTGVSMLKIMINIIRMVRSL, encoded by the coding sequence ATGAAATTCGACGTAGCTATCGTAGGCGCAGGTCCTGCGGGACTTGCCGCAGCTTATAAACTCGCCTCGGCGGGTTTTAAAGTCGTAGTGTTAGAGAGGGGGAGAGAGCCCGGCTCAAAAGAGCTATACGGCGGCCGTATTTATGCATATTGGCTTGATAGGTACTTGCCGGAGTTTCGCAAAGACGCGCCAGTAGATAGATGGGTGCGGAGGGAAAGAGTGACTTTCCTCACTGAGGACAAAGCGTTGACATTGGAATCGGCGGTTGTACAGAAGGAGAAGACTAGTTTTATTGTTCCCCTGGTATCTTTTGTATCTTGGTTGGCTAAGCTGGCACAAGGCGCCGGCGCCAAGATAGTTACTGAGGTGACGGTAGACGCGTTAGTAAAAGACGAGAAAGGCAGAGTTGTGGGAGTTCAGTCCGGTCCAGACGTCTTACAAGCGGATTACGTCATAGATGCAGAGGGCGTTAACCGACTGCTCTTAGAGCGGGCTGGCATTGTGAAAAAGCTTGAGCCGGAGCTTGTGGCTGTAGGCGTTAAGGAGGTGTTGAAGTTTGAGAATAAAAAGACGTTAGAAGAGAGGCTGGGCCTTGAGGAAGACGAGGGCCTAGCTTGGGCAATTGCTGGGTACCCCACGGAGTATCTGCCGGGCGGCGGTTTTATCTACACCTACAAGGACTCGTTGGCGCTTGGCGTAGTGGTGTATTTAAAGAACTGGGAGAGGCTGAAAACTCCTGTTTACGAGTTGGTGGAAAAACTGAGGCTACATCCCTACATAGCGCCTCTCGTGAAGGGCGCCGCTCTTCAGGAATATGGAGGCCATATGACTCCTGTGGCTGGGATAAATATGTCTCCTCCCCGCTTTTATTATGACGGCTTGTTAATTGTAGGCGACGCGGCCGGCTTTCTCTTACACACAGGCGTTTTAATACGCGGCGTTGATTTTGCAATTGCTTCGGGCGTGCTGGCCGCGGAGGCGGTAAAAGAGGCGAGGAGCCCCTCGGCGGAGGACTTGTCAGTCTACGAGAAAAAGTTGAGAAGTAGCTTTATCTTACCGCAACTGGAAAAGTTCAGAAAGGCCGATAAGTTGTTAGGCGACGAGTCTTTATTCAGAGACTTGACGTTATTTTCAACAGAGGCGTCGTATAGGTATTTTAACATCGATGAGAACCACAGGACTTTACTGGAGGCTTTACGCGAAGCGTCGAAGAAAACTGGCGTTAGCATGTTAAAGATAATGATAAATATAATAAGAATGGTAAGAAGCCTATGA
- a CDS encoding winged helix-turn-helix domain-containing protein, giving the protein MIEEALGAPLRIRILLALEKWGEINVTELAHILGTNYSKLAAHLEALRQYGLVEDKRIGRARLVKLREADVVISLVRALRVADERLKQLGKTETGTY; this is encoded by the coding sequence ATGATTGAAGAGGCCCTGGGCGCGCCACTGCGCATACGCATACTCCTCGCCCTAGAGAAATGGGGCGAGATTAATGTCACAGAATTAGCACATATACTGGGCACAAACTACAGCAAATTAGCCGCGCATTTAGAGGCGCTCAGACAATATGGGCTGGTGGAGGATAAACGTATTGGGCGCGCCAGACTGGTAAAATTGCGAGAAGCGGATGTCGTTATCTCATTAGTCCGCGCCTTAAGAGTAGCAGATGAAAGGCTTAAACAGTTAGGAAAAACAGAGACCGGTACATATTAA
- a CDS encoding DUF3195 domain-containing protein, giving the protein MKKHIIIKTIPKKEEIISRDLCDCIYYYDNSVICKPIGPSKVYVSTSLENLEKCLQLHYFKKLVKNIEIFDEVHNSKPNCDKCLIVEIGGVYFVRRVN; this is encoded by the coding sequence ATGAAAAAACATATTATTATAAAAACTATTCCTAAAAAAGAAGAAATTATATCAAGAGATCTATGCGATTGTATATATTATTATGATAATAGTGTTATATGTAAACCAATAGGCCCTAGCAAAGTCTACGTCTCAACCTCTTTAGAGAACTTAGAAAAATGTTTACAATTACATTACTTTAAAAAATTAGTGAAAAATATAGAAATATTTGATGAAGTGCATAATTCAAAACCTAATTGCGATAAATGTTTAATTGTCGAGATTGGGGGCGTATATTTTGTGCGTAGAGTTAATTGA
- a CDS encoding ATPase domain-containing protein yields MSGYHLYYETVPTGIEGLDTIIGGGFIRGRTYLISGETGTAKTLTALTFLIQGALKYGEPGIYISVDETYEQFVEGARRFGWDIEDLRARGLIEVLVPEMDIVERIREKDPTAIAKSLVVSIREYVAALNAQRLVIDPIAPLVSLDKDVQVLREYIRVLVMSIEREIGTTNIITTEIPSGSGAISRYGVEEFLATGVFIMGIAKARDGSFKRVMFVRKMRWSPVHPGIYEIEIIPKAGIVVKGQVKEPLVPVTYLPTL; encoded by the coding sequence GTGTCGGGATACCATTTATATTATGAAACTGTGCCAACTGGGATCGAGGGTCTTGATACTATTATCGGCGGTGGATTCATAAGGGGGAGGACTTATTTAATTTCGGGGGAGACCGGCACGGCCAAAACCTTGACTGCCCTGACGTTTCTCATACAGGGCGCGCTAAAGTATGGAGAGCCTGGTATATACATATCCGTCGACGAGACTTATGAACAATTTGTAGAGGGGGCAAGGCGATTTGGCTGGGATATTGAGGATTTGCGGGCAAGAGGGCTCATTGAAGTGTTAGTCCCCGAAATGGACATCGTTGAAAGGATTAGAGAGAAGGACCCAACTGCTATAGCTAAATCTCTAGTCGTTTCAATCCGCGAATATGTAGCGGCGCTTAACGCCCAAAGGCTAGTCATAGATCCCATTGCGCCGTTAGTATCTCTAGATAAAGATGTGCAGGTTTTAAGGGAGTACATCAGAGTATTAGTAATGAGCATAGAGAGGGAGATAGGCACAACTAATATAATAACCACTGAGATACCCTCTGGCTCGGGGGCGATAAGCAGATACGGCGTAGAGGAGTTCTTGGCGACTGGCGTGTTTATCATGGGAATCGCCAAGGCTAGAGACGGCTCTTTTAAAAGAGTGATGTTCGTGAGGAAAATGAGGTGGAGCCCCGTCCACCCCGGCATTTATGAAATAGAGATCATCCCAAAGGCCGGGATAGTGGTAAAGGGACAAGTTAAAGAGCCGTTAGTGCCAGTAACTTATTTACCCACATTATAA
- a CDS encoding metal-dependent transcriptional regulator, translated as MVNHAVRDLTSQRLVEQIINLLKEYGELSSADIAKMLGVNRRSVAAILARLRREGIVEYIGYCFGGNRCNTKWKLKMN; from the coding sequence ATGGTCAATCATGCCGTGAGGGATTTGACTAGCCAGAGGCTTGTGGAACAAATCATTAACTTACTAAAAGAATATGGAGAGCTTAGTAGCGCTGATATTGCGAAAATGCTGGGAGTCAATAGGCGATCGGTGGCAGCCATTTTAGCGCGTCTGAGAAGGGAGGGTATTGTTGAATATATAGGCTATTGTTTTGGAGGAAACCGTTGTAATACTAAGTGGAAGTTAAAAATGAATTAG
- a CDS encoding ORC1-type DNA replication protein translates to MAIVVDDSVFSPSYVPKRLPHREQQLQQLDILLGNWLRNPGHHYPRATLLGRPGTGKTVTLRKLWELYKDKTTARFVYINGFIYRNFTAIIGEIARSLNIPFPRRGLSRDEFLALLVEHLRERDLYMFLVLDDAFNLAPDILSTFIRLGQEADKLGAFRIALVIVGHNDAVLNNLDPSTRGIMGKYVIRFSPYTKDQIFDILLDRAKAGLAEGSYSEDILQMIADITGAQTPLDTNRGDARLAIDILYRSAYAAQQNGRKHIAPEDVRKSSKEVLFGISEEVLIGLPLHEKLFLLAIVRSLKISHTPYITFGDAEESYKIVCEEYGERPRVHSQLWSYLNDLREKGIVETRQNKRGEGVRGRTTLISIGTEPLDTLEAVITKLIKEELR, encoded by the coding sequence ATGGCAATTGTTGTTGACGATTCAGTTTTCTCGCCGAGCTACGTCCCTAAGAGACTGCCCCATAGAGAGCAACAACTTCAACAACTCGACATATTACTCGGCAATTGGCTACGTAATCCTGGCCATCACTATCCAAGGGCAACTCTCCTCGGGAGGCCCGGCACTGGTAAAACTGTGACGCTTCGCAAGCTATGGGAGTTATATAAAGATAAAACGACAGCTCGATTTGTATATATAAACGGTTTTATTTATAGGAATTTCACTGCCATCATAGGCGAAATTGCGCGGTCGTTAAACATACCGTTTCCGCGGCGCGGCTTGAGTAGAGATGAGTTCTTGGCGCTATTAGTAGAACACTTACGAGAACGCGATCTTTACATGTTTCTAGTTTTAGACGACGCTTTTAACCTCGCCCCAGACATTCTCTCCACATTTATTCGGCTCGGCCAAGAGGCGGATAAACTCGGCGCGTTTAGAATAGCCCTCGTCATAGTTGGACATAACGACGCGGTACTTAATAACTTAGACCCCTCCACCCGCGGAATTATGGGCAAGTACGTCATACGCTTCTCGCCATATACTAAAGACCAAATTTTCGATATATTACTAGATAGGGCAAAGGCCGGGCTAGCAGAGGGCTCTTATAGTGAAGATATTCTTCAAATGATTGCCGATATAACAGGCGCGCAAACCCCCCTTGACACTAATCGAGGCGACGCTAGACTTGCAATAGATATTTTATACCGCTCGGCATATGCAGCGCAACAAAACGGGAGGAAGCATATAGCCCCCGAAGACGTTAGAAAATCATCGAAAGAGGTTTTATTCGGCATTTCTGAAGAGGTGTTAATAGGACTACCGCTTCACGAAAAACTCTTTCTACTGGCAATAGTTAGGTCGCTCAAGATTTCGCACACTCCGTATATAACCTTCGGAGATGCAGAAGAGTCATATAAGATAGTCTGTGAAGAATACGGAGAGAGGCCCAGAGTGCACAGCCAGCTCTGGAGTTACCTCAACGACTTAAGAGAGAAGGGCATTGTCGAGACTAGGCAAAATAAGAGGGGAGAGGGGGTGCGCGGGCGTACTACGCTTATCTCAATTGGAACGGAGCCTTTAGACACCCTAGAAGCAGTAATTACAAAATTAATTAAAGAGGAGTTGAGATGA
- a CDS encoding restriction endonuclease, with protein MGARFERFVLDLLPAIGLIPKATRFKVYREGVEVGEVDIVAVDEKGETYAIEVKAGRVDISGIRQAYTNAKILGARPMVIARGYADEGARQLARELGVEVILLPDYFFLSIDDLYVAFTNALARFVTAVVSVYTNLSENEIEAIRECKDMQCIAKKSIARLYSKGSPKRLKTWRLYY; from the coding sequence GTGGGGGCCCGTTTTGAGCGGTTTGTTCTTGATCTGCTTCCCGCGATTGGCCTAATCCCAAAGGCCACGCGTTTCAAAGTCTACAGAGAAGGCGTAGAAGTAGGCGAAGTAGACATAGTAGCTGTCGACGAAAAGGGGGAAACATACGCCATAGAGGTGAAGGCGGGAAGAGTTGATATAAGCGGCATTAGACAGGCATATACCAATGCCAAAATCTTAGGCGCGAGGCCTATGGTAATAGCAAGAGGCTATGCGGACGAGGGGGCTAGACAGCTGGCTAGAGAGCTCGGAGTAGAGGTAATTCTACTGCCTGATTACTTTTTCCTGTCCATCGACGATCTATATGTAGCGTTTACAAACGCACTGGCTAGATTCGTCACGGCAGTAGTCTCCGTATATACAAACTTAAGCGAGAACGAAATAGAGGCAATAAGAGAATGTAAAGACATGCAGTGTATTGCCAAAAAATCAATTGCGAGGCTTTATTCGAAAGGCTCCCCAAAGAGGCTAAAAACCTGGAGATTATACTATTAG
- a CDS encoding RsmB/NOP family class I SAM-dependent RNA methyltransferase: MNLYGIEIDDLLYKHFLEFLSDAEIDSLFRSITTPPPRYYIRVNTLKISPRELVKRLNSRGLAVYRDEYIDDALWVPVEGPFKIPTAKKVVVVDKKAAESVMLGADLYAPAVIKTDRVNIGDEVNIVSDNGRVVALGVAVMDSDEALKARRGLYIKVEKSLYRTPKLRNLPEYAEGLFYSQSLPAILVGHIARRITQTDAVDLNSAPGGKTTHLAQMGIRVIAVDRSAQKIEKLRSEAARLGLDVFIDILLHDSRYLDRDFPKIKAGVALVDPPCTDIGVRPKIYHKVTFEAAKTLARYQIQFLKTALKIAPYVIYSTCTLTYIENEGVIEKAGAEIVDAGIEIGAPGWGCRECRRFLPHVHNTPGFFIAVLRGARKEP, encoded by the coding sequence ATGAACCTATATGGAATTGAAATTGATGATTTATTGTATAAACACTTCCTGGAATTTTTAAGCGACGCGGAAATAGATTCGCTTTTCCGCTCTATTACCACGCCTCCACCGCGTTATTATATAAGAGTGAATACGTTGAAAATAAGCCCGCGGGAATTGGTGAAGAGGTTAAACTCCCGCGGGCTAGCAGTATATAGAGATGAATATATAGACGATGCGCTGTGGGTTCCGGTGGAAGGCCCTTTCAAAATCCCAACTGCTAAAAAAGTGGTGGTGGTCGACAAAAAAGCCGCCGAGAGCGTCATGCTTGGCGCCGATTTATACGCCCCGGCGGTAATTAAAACAGACCGCGTCAATATAGGCGACGAAGTCAATATAGTGTCGGACAACGGGCGCGTGGTGGCCTTAGGCGTAGCGGTTATGGACAGCGATGAGGCGTTAAAGGCCAGGAGGGGCTTGTATATCAAAGTGGAAAAGTCCCTATACCGGACGCCTAAGTTGCGAAATCTCCCCGAATACGCCGAGGGGTTATTCTACAGCCAAAGCCTTCCGGCGATTTTAGTGGGCCATATAGCGCGGAGGATTACACAAACAGATGCCGTTGATTTAAACTCGGCGCCAGGCGGCAAGACGACTCATTTAGCCCAAATGGGAATTAGGGTCATAGCTGTAGATAGATCCGCGCAAAAAATAGAGAAATTGCGGAGCGAAGCCGCCAGGCTGGGACTTGATGTTTTTATTGATATTCTATTACACGACAGCCGGTATTTAGACAGAGACTTCCCAAAAATCAAAGCCGGCGTCGCCTTGGTAGACCCCCCGTGTACTGATATAGGCGTGAGGCCGAAGATATATCATAAAGTTACTTTTGAGGCGGCAAAAACGCTGGCTAGGTATCAAATACAGTTTTTAAAAACTGCGCTTAAAATTGCGCCTTATGTTATATACTCGACTTGTACCCTAACTTACATTGAAAATGAGGGGGTAATCGAGAAGGCAGGGGCTGAGATCGTAGACGCAGGTATTGAGATAGGCGCCCCTGGCTGGGGGTGTAGAGAATGTCGTAGATTTTTGCCGCATGTACATAACACCCCCGGTTTCTTCATAGCCGTTTTGAGAGGCGCTAGGAAAGAGCCTTGA
- a CDS encoding replication factor C small subunit — translation MAELFWFEKYRPRSFDEVVDLEEVKARLREFVKAGNMPHLLFYGPPGTGKTTMALVLARELYGEYWRENTLELNASDERGINVIRERVKEFARTAPVGKAPFKLVILDEADNMTSDAQQALRRIMEIYAQNTRFILLANYVSRIIDPIISRCAVFRFSPMPRSLMAERLKFIAKNEGVELREDAINMIYELSEGDMRKAINLLQVAAATNKVVDANAVASAAIAVRPADIIELFNLAISGDFVKAREKLRELMYLKGIAGADFIRAFQRELIRMPIDDDIKAEIAELLADVDYRLTQGADEEIQLTYLLTKLGAIGRRVKPATTQPRKK, via the coding sequence ATGGCTGAGTTGTTTTGGTTTGAGAAATACCGTCCTCGTTCTTTTGATGAGGTGGTGGATTTAGAGGAGGTTAAGGCTAGGCTTAGGGAGTTTGTTAAAGCCGGGAATATGCCCCATCTCCTTTTCTACGGCCCTCCGGGCACTGGGAAGACTACCATGGCTTTAGTTTTGGCGAGGGAGCTCTACGGGGAGTACTGGCGGGAGAATACCCTTGAGCTAAACGCCTCAGACGAGAGGGGGATAAACGTAATTAGAGAGAGAGTGAAGGAGTTCGCGAGGACGGCGCCGGTGGGAAAAGCGCCGTTTAAATTAGTAATACTAGACGAGGCTGACAACATGACCTCAGACGCACAACAAGCACTCCGCAGAATAATGGAAATATACGCACAAAACACAAGATTTATACTACTGGCAAATTACGTCTCCCGCATAATTGATCCCATTATTTCTAGATGCGCAGTCTTCAGATTCTCGCCTATGCCGCGGAGCTTAATGGCCGAGAGGCTTAAGTTCATAGCTAAAAACGAGGGCGTTGAGCTGAGGGAAGACGCTATTAATATGATATACGAGCTCTCTGAGGGAGATATGCGAAAGGCAATAAATCTCCTACAAGTGGCCGCCGCAACGAATAAAGTCGTTGACGCCAATGCAGTGGCCTCTGCCGCCATTGCAGTGAGGCCGGCTGATATAATTGAGCTTTTCAACTTAGCCATAAGCGGCGATTTTGTTAAGGCCAGGGAAAAACTCAGAGAGTTGATGTATCTCAAGGGAATTGCAGGCGCGGACTTTATAAGAGCCTTTCAGAGGGAGCTCATAAGAATGCCTATTGACGATGATATAAAGGCGGAGATTGCGGAGTTGCTTGCGGACGTAGATTATAGGCTCACGCAAGGGGCGGATGAGGAAATACAGCTGACATATCTTCTTACAAAACTCGGCGCTATAGGCAGACGGGTAAAGCCGGCGACGACTCAGCCGAGGAAGAAGTAA